The Glycine soja cultivar W05 chromosome 3, ASM419377v2, whole genome shotgun sequence genome window below encodes:
- the LOC114404943 gene encoding pumilio homolog 24-like, with product MAAKKHDVGDTKKRKRLNTKTQKDPKASKLVASKKHKLDSVAKDNKNKKTTPLTGQERRLHSKELADARKKKRKRHFTLEQELARLWEKMRRHEIAKEDRAKLVTEALQKMKGKIPEIAKRNKMVTTIPRIIIVCQYSLGSVWSVFVETTTLLHLGLAMDGFVNSLAFAKSGEVLVAGVGQLVIVRLLVLSD from the exons ATGGCGGCGAAGAAGCATGACGTCGGAGACaccaaaaagagaaagagactcAATACTAAAACTCAAAAAGATCCCAAGGCTTCAAAGCTCGTTGCCTCAAAGAAGCACAAACTAGACTCCGTTGCTAAAGACAACAAGAACAAGAAGACGACTCCTCTTACCGGCCAAGAACGTCGTCTTCATTCCAAG GAACTAGCAGATGctagaaaaaagaagagaaagcgACATTTCACTCTTGAGCAA gAGCTTGCGCGTCTATGGGAAAAGATGAGACGTCATGAGATTGCTAAAGAGGACAGAGCTAA GCTAGTGACTGAAGCTTTGCAAAAGATGAAGGGGAAGATTCCAGAGATTGCAAAAAGGAAT AAAATGGTTACAACCATCCCAAGGATCATCATTGTTTGTCAGTATTCTCTTGGGTCAGTGTGGTCAGTGTTTGTAGAAACAACGACCTTGCTGCATCTAGGGCTGGCAATG GATGGGTTTGTGAATTCCTTGGCTTTTGCAAAATCAGGAGAAGTCTTAGTTGCTGGAGTTGGACAG CTTGTGATTGTGAGACTTCTCGTGTTAAGTGATTAG
- the LOC114404944 gene encoding probable trehalose-phosphate phosphatase J, which produces MVYDSLCGYAHHLTLLLFHHSLHLYHPSALNTFEQIVYSAKGKQIVVFLDYDGTLSPIVADPDKAFMTRKMRATLKGISRHFPIAIVTGRCRDKVYNFVKLAELGMDITGPTKSPKGNNNNKAVLFQSTSQFLPMIDEVYKILLEKTKTIPRAKVENNKFFLSLHFRCVDKKSWAALAEKVRLVLNEYPQLRLTQGRKVLEIRPTIKWDKGKALEFLLESLGYKNLNDVFPIYIGDDRTDEDAFKVLRSRGQGIGILVSRVAKETNASYSLQCRLQVGGVQLLILDLL; this is translated from the exons ATGGTTTATGATTCTCTGTGTGGTTATGCTCATCACTTGACTCTGCTTCTATTTCACCATTCTTTGCACCTTTATCACCCTTCAGCTCTGAACACCTTTGAACAAATAGTATATAGTGCCAAAGGAAAGCAAATTGTAGTTTTTCTTGACTACGATGGAACTCTCTCTCCAATTGTTGCAGATCCAGATAAGGCTTTCATGACTAGAA AGATGAGAGCAACACTAAAGGGTATATCAAGACATTTTCCCATAGCAATCGTGACTGGAAGGTGCAGAGACAAG gTATATAACTTTGTAAAATTGGCAGAACTTGGCATGGACATCACTGGTCCAACAAAAAGTCCAAAA ggtaataataataataaagcagTGTTGTTCCAATCCACGAGTCAATTCCTGCCAATGATCGATGag gtGTACAAGATCTTGTTAGAAAAAACGAAGACTATCCCAAGGGCTAAGGTTGAGaacaataagttttttttgtccTTGCACTTTCGTTGTGTTGACAAAAAG AGTTGGGCAGCGTTGGCGGAGAAAGTTAGATTGGTGCTCAATGAGTATCCACAACTCAGACTAACCCAAGGGAGAAAAGTGCTAGAGATCCGTCCAACCATCAAATGGGACAAGGGCAAGGCTCTTGAATTTTTGTTAGAATCATTAG GGTACAAGaatttgaatgatgtatttCCAATCTATATTGGTGATGATCGAACTGATGAGGATGCTTTTA aagTTTTGCGCAGTAGGGGTCAAGGAATTGGGATTCTTGTTTCTAGAGTTGCAAAAGAAACAAATGCTTCCTATTCCTTGCAATGCAG GTTGCAAGTTGGAGGAGTGCAACTTTTGATACTGGACCTCCTGTAA